The genomic window TTTTAATTTTATTTTATAGTATCAAAAAAAGAGGAATTTTAATTTTTTTAAAAGAATTAATACTTCAACCATTTAATCATCCTATATTTATTCCTATTAATTTTATAATTGAAAGTATAAATATTTTATCAAAACCATTTTCATTAGGATTTAGATTATTTGGTAATATGTATGCAAGTGAGTTAATATTTATTTTAATTTCTGGTTTATTACCATGGTGGTTACAATGGATGTTTAGTTTACCTTGGGCTATATTTCATATTTTAATAATTATTCTTCAAGCTTTTATTTTTATGATTCTTACAACTGTTTATATATCAATGGCATTAAAAGAAAATTAATATTTTTAAAATAACCTTATTTATTTAAAATTGGAAAATATTATGGAAAATTTAAACATAGATATGTTATATATATCTGCTGCGGTAATGATGGGTTTAGCAGCTATAGGTGCTGCTATTGGTATTGGTATTCTTGGTGGTAAATTTTTAGAAGGTGCTGCTCGTCAACCTGATTTAATACCTCTTTTACGTACACAATTTTTTATTATTATGGGTTTAGTTGATGCAATTCCTATGATTACTGTTGGTTTAGGTATGTATGTTATGTTTGCTGCTGGATAAAATAAATTAAATTATTAATTTAGAGAGGTATAATTTTGTGAATTTTAATGCAACGATAATCGGTCAGGCTATATCATTTATTTTATTTGTTTTATTTTGT from Serratia symbiotica includes these protein-coding regions:
- the atpE gene encoding ATP synthase subunit c, translating into MENLNIDMLYISAAVMMGLAAIGAAIGIGILGGKFLEGAARQPDLIPLLRTQFFIIMGLVDAIPMITVGLGMYVMFAAG